Proteins co-encoded in one Ancylomarina subtilis genomic window:
- a CDS encoding RteC domain-containing protein, whose product MIKEVNFIALRNELSLATIAFEKDIDTYKVYFNSHENYEDFKNYLSQLYFEFVNDLRSYISQLSSDSEKIIYLKMLQHIFELLKEQIGDQPNIEQLPGNTRIVSKVNSTVSCVYVDPNDLSRLVKYFKFQKKIIKKLIKLIKNYREQYSNCLSSICTKNNSNNDCDQRSYARFMRLKNEISGIESIPDKIDYLKKTRRQFESEFIKKGDDFYGSPLSLYFETTLDCLKDLSHLNEKSSIKTSNIKWKANTADFLELALALDQSNSFERKDGGELSRKELISQLSCFFNMDQISEHESRIHKISTRLNNTSFLQKLISAIDIFSLRDKN is encoded by the coding sequence ATGATTAAAGAAGTTAATTTCATCGCTCTTAGAAATGAATTGTCACTTGCAACCATTGCTTTTGAAAAAGATATTGACACATATAAAGTCTATTTTAATTCACATGAGAATTATGAAGATTTTAAAAATTACCTAAGTCAATTGTATTTCGAATTTGTAAATGATTTGAGGTCGTATATTTCTCAATTAAGTTCTGATTCAGAAAAGATCATTTATTTGAAGATGTTACAGCATATTTTTGAATTGCTTAAGGAACAGATTGGTGATCAGCCAAATATTGAACAGTTACCAGGAAATACAAGAATTGTTTCCAAAGTAAACTCAACGGTTTCTTGCGTGTATGTCGATCCCAATGATTTATCTCGATTGGTAAAATATTTTAAGTTTCAAAAGAAGATTATTAAAAAATTGATTAAGCTGATAAAGAATTATAGAGAACAATATTCTAATTGCTTGAGTTCTATTTGCACAAAAAATAATTCTAATAACGACTGCGATCAAAGGTCTTATGCGAGATTTATGCGTTTAAAAAATGAGATTAGTGGTATTGAATCTATTCCTGATAAAATTGATTATCTCAAGAAAACAAGACGTCAATTTGAATCTGAATTTATTAAAAAGGGAGATGATTTTTATGGAAGTCCTTTAAGCCTATATTTTGAAACTACATTGGATTGTTTGAAAGACCTATCTCATTTAAATGAAAAATCATCAATTAAAACTTCAAATATTAAATGGAAAGCGAATACTGCTGATTTCCTGGAATTAGCATTAGCTCTTGATCAATCAAATAGTTTCGAAAGAAAGGATGGAGGAGAGCTTTCGAGAAAAGAACTTATAAGTCAGCTATCCTGTTTTTTTAATATGGATCAAATATCAGAACATGAAAGTAGGATCCATAAGATTTCTACCCGCTTAAATAATACTTCCTTTCTTCAAAAATTAATATCAGCAATAGACATTTTTTCTCTTCGTGATAAGAACTAA
- a CDS encoding site-specific integrase — protein sequence MARIKAVLFTSRQYKDGTHPVMIRVSHRRKLKYFPMKISVLKDHWDEMENLLDVKVKNFSQLYKRKNIEIRKCLLKLMEIVNDLEALNHLYTVEDIEQRYNVGSGALFNVYANNLIQELESINKMGNASAYRSASSALIRFMGKESISFEEIDYTLIKQFETHMIFNGMKTNGISCYMRTIRAIYNRAIKEGFAKRENYPFLHYKVKSEKTQKRALTKEQIIQIRDLDLSSDPGKEQARDLFIFSFYCMGISFVDIAHLKVLNVFNERINYSRQKTSQKYTIALVAPALKIIEKYSDLKNPSDYVFPLLEQNHAEMHKLYAARATRNRTKLKQVGKILELPITLTPYVARHSWATIAKRSGIPTAIISEGLGHTTERTTQIYLDSFENEVLDAANRLITL from the coding sequence ATGGCAAGGATCAAAGCAGTACTTTTTACATCTAGACAGTATAAAGATGGAACTCATCCAGTAATGATTAGAGTTTCTCACAGGAGAAAACTTAAGTATTTCCCAATGAAGATATCAGTTCTTAAAGATCATTGGGATGAAATGGAAAACCTCTTAGACGTAAAGGTTAAGAATTTTTCACAACTCTATAAACGCAAAAACATAGAGATTAGAAAGTGCCTACTCAAGCTTATGGAAATTGTTAACGATTTAGAGGCATTGAATCATTTATATACAGTCGAAGATATTGAACAACGATATAATGTTGGATCAGGAGCACTTTTCAATGTATACGCAAATAATTTAATACAAGAGCTCGAGAGTATTAATAAGATGGGAAATGCCAGTGCGTATCGAAGTGCATCTTCAGCTCTTATTCGGTTTATGGGTAAGGAATCTATCAGCTTCGAAGAAATAGATTACACCCTCATAAAACAGTTTGAAACCCACATGATCTTTAATGGAATGAAAACTAATGGAATTTCATGTTACATGCGTACGATTCGTGCCATTTACAATAGAGCTATAAAAGAGGGATTTGCAAAAAGAGAAAACTATCCATTTTTACATTATAAAGTAAAATCTGAGAAAACACAAAAACGAGCACTCACTAAAGAACAAATCATACAAATTCGGGATCTTGATCTTAGTTCAGATCCAGGCAAGGAACAAGCTCGAGATTTGTTTATATTTAGTTTCTATTGTATGGGGATATCGTTTGTTGATATAGCTCATTTAAAGGTTCTGAATGTGTTTAACGAGCGCATTAATTATTCCAGACAAAAGACCTCTCAGAAATATACTATTGCTCTCGTGGCACCTGCATTAAAGATTATAGAGAAATACTCCGACTTAAAAAATCCTAGTGACTACGTGTTTCCTTTATTAGAACAAAATCATGCAGAAATGCATAAGCTCTATGCAGCAAGAGCGACCAGAAATCGTACAAAATTAAAACAGGTAGGGAAGATCTTAGAATTACCTATTACACTCACACCATATGTCGCTCGTCACTCCTGGGCAACTATAGCAAAACGTTCTGGTATACCAACGGCAATTATCTCTGAAGGGCTTGGTCACACAACAGAAAGGACAACACAAATCTATCTTGATAGCTTCGAAAACGAAGTTTTAGATGCGGCCAATCGACTAATAACTTTATAA
- the rnc gene encoding ribonuclease III: protein MIKSIIQSIKLRFLPKREFYGLSFDLLGFVPNKFELYELALVHKSASIPSKDGVPMNNERLEFLGDAILGSITADILYKYFPNKSEGFLTQIRSKIVSRESLNRLALKIGLNKQVMSNVNLNNNKHIYGDAFEALVGAIYLDQGYSVTKTFIEDKIFRNYINIEEVVTVETNFKSKLIEWAQKNKKDVVFDTREDGLDKEMKLPVFISEVEVESNMMGTGIGASKKEAQQMAAKEALLRLEEPLVATA from the coding sequence GTGATTAAATCTATTATTCAATCCATAAAACTTCGATTCTTGCCTAAGAGGGAGTTTTATGGATTGTCTTTTGATCTTTTGGGATTTGTTCCTAATAAGTTTGAATTGTACGAACTTGCATTGGTGCATAAATCAGCATCCATTCCAAGTAAGGATGGAGTTCCTATGAATAATGAGCGTCTCGAATTTTTAGGTGATGCCATACTAGGATCTATTACGGCTGATATACTTTACAAATACTTTCCCAATAAGAGTGAGGGATTTCTTACTCAAATTCGATCTAAAATTGTTAGTCGTGAATCTTTAAACAGATTGGCGCTTAAGATTGGATTGAATAAGCAAGTCATGTCGAATGTGAATCTGAATAATAATAAACATATTTATGGTGATGCATTCGAAGCCTTGGTCGGAGCAATTTATCTTGATCAAGGGTATTCTGTAACTAAAACTTTTATTGAAGATAAAATCTTTCGTAACTACATCAATATTGAAGAAGTTGTTACTGTAGAAACAAATTTTAAGAGTAAGCTTATTGAGTGGGCTCAAAAAAATAAGAAAGACGTTGTTTTCGATACTCGTGAAGATGGATTAGATAAGGAAATGAAGTTGCCTGTATTTATTTCAGAGGTTGAGGTTGAGAGTAACATGATGGGGACAGGAATTGGTGCTTCTAAGAAGGAAGCTCAGCAAATGGCAGCAAAAGAAGCTTTATTGCGCCTTGAGGAACCTTTGGTAGCTACAGCATAG
- the fabF gene encoding beta-ketoacyl-ACP synthase II encodes MELRRVVVTGLGTINPIGNNIAEYWESLKNGVSGSDKITHFDASKFKTQFACEVKNFDPKDHFDRKEVRKLDVYTQFALVAVKEAIEDAGFDLEAEDLTRAGVIWGSGIGGIKTFLDEVTGYANGDGTPRFSPFFIPKMISDIAAGHISMKYGFQGPNYGTVSACASSTHAMIDAMNYIRLGKADIFISGGSEASINEAGLGGFNSMQALSTNNEEYKEASRPFCKTRDGFVMGEGAGALILEEYEHAKARGAKIYAEIVGGGMSGDAYHLTATHPEGRGAINAMKMALNDANMQPEDLDYINVHGTSTPVGDIPELRAVQSVFGEHAYKMNISSTKSMTGHLLGAAGSVEAIASILAIINSTVPPTINHREQDPDIDEKLNLTLHTAQKREIRAALSNTFGFGGHNASVIIKSFTE; translated from the coding sequence ATGGAACTTAGAAGAGTAGTAGTAACTGGTCTTGGAACCATTAACCCGATCGGTAATAATATTGCCGAGTATTGGGAGAGTTTGAAGAATGGTGTGAGTGGTTCGGATAAAATCACTCATTTCGATGCTTCAAAATTCAAGACTCAGTTTGCTTGCGAAGTTAAAAATTTCGATCCGAAGGATCATTTCGATCGTAAAGAAGTTCGTAAACTTGATGTTTATACACAGTTTGCTTTAGTAGCTGTTAAAGAAGCCATTGAGGATGCGGGTTTCGATTTGGAAGCGGAAGATTTAACAAGAGCCGGAGTTATTTGGGGTTCTGGAATTGGCGGTATTAAGACTTTCTTAGATGAAGTTACAGGATATGCAAACGGGGACGGAACTCCTCGTTTCTCTCCTTTCTTTATTCCTAAGATGATCTCTGATATTGCTGCCGGTCATATTTCTATGAAATATGGTTTCCAGGGACCGAACTACGGTACAGTTTCTGCATGTGCTTCTTCCACTCATGCTATGATTGATGCAATGAACTATATCCGTTTGGGTAAAGCTGATATTTTTATTTCAGGTGGTTCAGAAGCTTCAATTAATGAAGCAGGATTAGGAGGCTTTAACTCGATGCAGGCCCTTTCAACTAATAATGAGGAGTATAAAGAAGCATCTCGTCCATTTTGTAAGACCCGTGATGGTTTTGTAATGGGAGAGGGAGCTGGTGCTCTTATTCTTGAAGAATATGAACACGCTAAGGCTCGTGGTGCTAAGATTTATGCTGAAATTGTTGGTGGAGGGATGTCTGGTGATGCTTATCACTTGACTGCAACACATCCAGAAGGACGTGGTGCCATCAATGCGATGAAAATGGCATTGAACGACGCAAACATGCAACCCGAAGATTTGGATTATATCAATGTTCATGGAACATCAACTCCAGTAGGGGATATTCCAGAATTGAGAGCAGTACAATCCGTTTTTGGTGAACATGCTTATAAAATGAACATTAGTTCCACAAAATCAATGACAGGTCACCTCTTGGGAGCTGCCGGTTCAGTTGAAGCTATTGCTAGTATTTTAGCAATTATAAACTCTACTGTACCGCCAACTATCAATCACAGAGAACAAGATCCTGATATTGATGAAAAACTAAACTTAACTCTACACACAGCTCAGAAACGCGAAATCAGAGCGGCTTTGAGCAACACGTTTGGTTTCGGTGGACACAATGCTTCAGTAATTATTAAATCATTTACTGAATAA
- a CDS encoding acyl carrier protein: protein MSDIASRVKAIIVDKLGVDETEVAVEASFTNDLGADSLDTVELIMEFEKEFNIAIPDDQAENIGTVGAAISYIEENAK from the coding sequence ATGTCTGATATTGCATCTAGAGTAAAAGCAATCATTGTTGACAAATTGGGTGTTGATGAAACAGAAGTTGCTGTTGAAGCTAGCTTCACTAACGACCTAGGAGCTGATTCATTGGATACTGTTGAGTTAATCATGGAATTCGAAAAAGAATTTAACATCGCTATTCCAGATGATCAAGCTGAGAACATCGGGACTGTAGGTGCCGCTATTTCTTATATCGAAGAAAACGCTAAGTAA
- the purN gene encoding phosphoribosylglycinamide formyltransferase: MKRIAIFASGSGSNAENIANYFKSNPEVEISIILSNKKDAFVLERAKKLNIPGQTFTRNDFYENDSIIKLLKEKQIDLVVLAGFLWLIPESLIKAYPNAIINIHPALLPNYGGKGMYGMNVHKAVIANKEKESGITIHVVNEKYDDGETILQAKCQVAENDTAEDLANKIHELEYEYFPRTVEEYLNKIK, translated from the coding sequence ATGAAAAGAATAGCCATTTTTGCTTCTGGATCAGGAAGCAACGCTGAAAATATTGCTAATTATTTCAAATCAAATCCTGAAGTTGAAATATCAATCATTCTAAGCAATAAGAAAGATGCCTTTGTTCTCGAAAGAGCAAAAAAACTCAATATCCCAGGTCAAACTTTCACCAGAAATGACTTTTATGAGAATGACTCAATCATTAAATTATTAAAAGAAAAACAAATTGATCTGGTTGTACTGGCAGGGTTTTTATGGCTTATACCTGAATCATTAATAAAGGCTTATCCAAATGCAATTATAAATATCCACCCGGCTCTTCTTCCAAATTATGGAGGAAAAGGGATGTATGGCATGAATGTTCACAAGGCCGTTATTGCAAACAAAGAGAAAGAAAGCGGCATAACTATTCATGTGGTTAATGAAAAATATGATGATGGAGAAACGATTCTTCAAGCAAAATGCCAGGTCGCAGAAAATGACACGGCAGAAGATCTTGCTAACAAAATTCATGAATTGGAGTATGAATACTTCCCTCGTACCGTTGAAGAATATCTGAACAAGATTAAATAA
- a CDS encoding M23 family metallopeptidase → MKRFLKVQYLIIPVLILAGVFFYKNRTDIELTPADKALPVLIDSVQNQEVNYKYGFPIDNFQLEEYKVKRNQTLSVILDKHKVSSKLIHEIAEKAKKVFNVRKIKSGRKYAMLFTKDSLKTAEYFIYENTPKEYIVFDLTDTIQVYKGQKEITKVRKQVRGKIESSLWNAMVDANADPLLSMKLSDIYAWTIDFFGIGKGDEFHVIYDEEMIDGESIHQINVIAANFIHHNSDNYAFAFKDGEKEGYFDEEGKSLQKAFLKAPLHYSRISSKFSNHRFHPVLKRYRPHHGIDYAAPTGTPVMAIGDGVVVKKGNQKNGGGRYLKIKHNSVYSTTYMHFSRFGKHVGVGSRVKQGQVIGYVGASGLATGPHLDFRVHKNGKPINPLKMKSPPVAPVSEQNIEAYTKIKNQLLIELGYEEALAKEEVVSDSSVQVMN, encoded by the coding sequence ATGAAGCGTTTCCTAAAGGTGCAATACCTAATTATTCCAGTTCTGATTCTTGCAGGTGTGTTTTTTTACAAGAATAGAACGGATATAGAATTAACTCCAGCTGACAAAGCTTTACCTGTTTTAATCGATTCTGTTCAGAATCAGGAGGTCAATTATAAATATGGTTTCCCCATTGATAATTTCCAACTCGAAGAGTATAAGGTAAAGCGCAATCAAACGCTTTCTGTTATTCTAGACAAACACAAGGTTTCGTCCAAGCTTATTCATGAGATTGCAGAAAAGGCAAAAAAGGTTTTTAATGTTCGTAAGATAAAATCAGGTCGAAAATATGCTATGCTTTTTACGAAGGATAGTTTAAAGACAGCTGAATATTTTATTTATGAAAACACCCCCAAGGAATATATCGTTTTTGATTTAACGGATACCATTCAGGTTTATAAGGGACAGAAGGAAATAACTAAAGTTCGTAAGCAGGTTAGAGGTAAGATTGAATCATCCTTGTGGAATGCGATGGTTGATGCCAATGCTGATCCTTTGCTTTCAATGAAATTATCTGATATATATGCCTGGACGATTGATTTCTTCGGTATAGGTAAAGGGGATGAATTTCATGTTATTTACGATGAAGAAATGATAGATGGCGAATCGATTCATCAGATTAATGTGATTGCTGCTAATTTTATACATCACAATTCGGATAACTATGCTTTTGCATTTAAGGATGGTGAGAAAGAAGGTTACTTTGATGAAGAAGGAAAAAGTTTACAGAAAGCCTTCTTAAAAGCACCTCTGCATTATTCACGAATTAGTTCAAAATTTTCTAATCATCGGTTTCACCCTGTTCTGAAGCGATATCGCCCCCACCATGGTATCGATTATGCAGCACCTACAGGAACTCCTGTGATGGCTATTGGTGATGGTGTAGTGGTTAAAAAAGGGAATCAGAAAAATGGTGGTGGTCGCTATTTGAAAATAAAGCATAACTCAGTTTACTCAACCACTTATATGCATTTTTCACGATTTGGAAAACATGTTGGTGTTGGTTCGCGTGTGAAACAGGGGCAAGTAATTGGATATGTGGGAGCAAGTGGTTTGGCTACCGGACCACATTTGGACTTTAGGGTGCATAAAAATGGGAAGCCTATTAATCCATTAAAAATGAAATCACCACCTGTGGCTCCGGTTTCAGAACAAAATATTGAAGCTTATACTAAAATTAAAAATCAGCTTTTGATAGAATTGGGTTATGAAGAAGCTTTGGCTAAAGAGGAAGTTGTCTCTGACTCTAGTGTGCAAGTAATGAACTAA
- a CDS encoding YitT family protein has translation MTKILDFTKQFKSYFIIAIGLFIGSIGWTGFLIPSEIVGGGVSGIATIIYFATGFKVGYSVFIINGLLLVMAMRVLGFGFGIKTIFATFVLSFFLWLLQSIITEPLVSDRFMCAIIGGILAGASAGIILSQGGSTGGTDIIAMMINKYRNYSPGQLLLTLDLIIISSSYFLSNSIEQVVYGFVAMGVSAYCVDMVIEGSKQSVQIFIFTKKYDEIRNEVVFKLDLGLTELQAKGGYSQEEVKVLMLLAKKKDSQAILKMVKVVDPDAFISMGSVMGVYGQGFDKIK, from the coding sequence ATGACAAAGATTCTAGATTTTACCAAACAGTTTAAGTCGTATTTTATTATCGCAATAGGACTTTTTATTGGATCTATTGGCTGGACAGGTTTCTTAATACCATCTGAAATTGTTGGTGGAGGGGTAAGTGGTATCGCAACCATTATCTATTTTGCGACAGGTTTCAAGGTAGGGTATTCCGTGTTTATAATAAATGGATTGCTACTTGTGATGGCTATGAGAGTTTTGGGCTTTGGTTTTGGTATAAAAACCATATTTGCAACTTTTGTTCTATCCTTCTTTTTGTGGCTTTTGCAATCAATTATTACTGAGCCTTTGGTTAGCGATCGTTTTATGTGTGCTATAATCGGGGGAATTTTGGCCGGAGCAAGTGCCGGGATTATTCTATCTCAGGGAGGTAGTACCGGGGGAACCGATATTATTGCCATGATGATAAATAAATATCGAAATTACAGTCCGGGGCAGCTTCTTCTGACATTGGATTTAATTATTATTTCATCATCCTATTTTCTGTCAAATTCGATCGAACAAGTTGTCTATGGTTTTGTTGCTATGGGTGTGAGTGCATATTGTGTTGATATGGTGATTGAGGGGAGTAAGCAATCTGTTCAGATTTTTATCTTCACGAAGAAATACGATGAGATTAGAAATGAAGTTGTTTTTAAACTTGATTTAGGCCTGACTGAGCTTCAAGCTAAAGGGGGATATTCCCAGGAAGAAGTTAAAGTTTTGATGCTTTTGGCTAAGAAAAAGGATTCGCAAGCTATTTTGAAAATGGTTAAAGTTGTTGATCCTGATGCTTTTATTTCGATGGGATCAGTCATGGGTGTTTACGGACAGGGCTTTGATAAGATTAAATAA
- a CDS encoding YitT family protein yields MKLNTSELKSYLIIALGLAIYSFGWTAFLIPSEIIGGGVSGIGTLIFYGSGKTIPVGASYFIINCFLIVIALKILGPKFGAKTIYAILLGSVFLSFQQKIFTVPLVDDKFMAAIIGGILGGAGVGITISQGGSSGGTDIIAMIINKYKNISPGRIILYFDVFIIASSYIIFDDVPTIVYGYVSMGIASYAIDMVISGAKQSAQMFIITSEHEKIADEIGETLNRGISVIDSIGWYSKENRKILMVVVRRHETPQVFKLVKHYDPDAFISMASVMGVYGSGFEEIRA; encoded by the coding sequence ATGAAATTGAACACCTCAGAATTGAAATCCTATTTAATCATTGCATTGGGATTGGCAATTTATAGTTTTGGCTGGACAGCCTTTTTAATTCCTTCAGAGATTATTGGTGGTGGCGTGAGTGGTATTGGGACTTTAATATTTTATGGTTCGGGAAAGACTATACCTGTGGGCGCATCGTACTTTATCATCAATTGTTTTTTGATTGTCATTGCCTTAAAAATTCTGGGGCCTAAATTTGGTGCGAAAACCATATATGCCATTTTGTTAGGTTCAGTTTTTCTTAGTTTTCAACAAAAAATATTTACAGTTCCTTTAGTAGATGACAAATTTATGGCTGCCATTATAGGGGGAATATTAGGTGGTGCCGGAGTTGGAATTACAATTTCTCAAGGCGGAAGTAGCGGGGGAACCGACATTATTGCTATGATTATAAATAAGTATAAGAATATCAGCCCTGGACGGATAATTTTATATTTTGATGTATTTATTATAGCGTCATCTTATATTATTTTTGATGATGTGCCTACTATTGTTTACGGTTATGTTTCAATGGGAATAGCATCCTATGCAATTGATATGGTGATAAGTGGGGCTAAGCAGTCTGCGCAGATGTTTATTATAACTAGCGAGCATGAGAAAATAGCTGATGAAATCGGGGAAACGCTTAACCGTGGAATTTCTGTTATCGATAGTATTGGTTGGTATTCTAAGGAAAATAGAAAAATATTGATGGTGGTTGTTCGCAGACATGAAACGCCCCAGGTCTTTAAATTAGTTAAACATTACGATCCGGATGCATTTATTTCAATGGCATCGGTTATGGGAGTCTATGGTTCAGGTTTCGAAGAAATTCGTGCGTAA
- the leuS gene encoding leucine--tRNA ligase encodes MEYNFKEIEKKWQKFWVDNKTYKVDVDTSKPKFYVLDMFPYPSGAGLHVGHPLGYIASDIYSRYKRLKGFNVLHPMGYDAYGLPAEQYAIQTGQHPAITTEVNIKRYRQQLDKIGFSYDWDREVRTCDPEYYKWTQWAFVEMFKHYFNNKTQKAEAISDLIKEFKANGNANVDAATSQEDIFTAEEWNSLSEKEQDGILLNYRLAYLADTMVNWCPKLGTVLANDEIKEGLSVRGGHPVEQKKMRQWSLRVSAYAKRLLEDMEKLEWTDSLKEIQRNWIGRSEGAEMDFQVKDSDVAMTIFTTRPDTIFGVSFMVLAPESELVDQLTTPEYKEKIAAYIAATKKRTERERMADVKTVSGEFTGSYAIHPFSGEAIPVWVSDYVLAGYGTGAIMAVPAHDSRDYAFAKHFDLPIVPVVSGGDLSEGSYDAKSGEMINSDFMNGLDVKDAIVKANNEIEERGLGKRKVNFRLRDAIFSRQRYWGEPFPVYFKDGMPKMMDLDQLPLELPEVDKYLPTETGEPPLGRAQNWTTEDGYPIELNTMPGFAGSSAYYLRYMDPRNKEALVSEEVNEYWQDVDLYIGGTEHATGHLIYSRFWNKFLYDIGKVCKDEPFRKLINQGMIQGRSNFVYRIKNTNKYVSYGLRKDYDTTQIHVDVNIVKNDVLDTEAFKSWMPEYADAEFVLEDGKYICGWAVEKMSKSMFNVVNPDVIVEEYGADTLRLYEMFLGPLEASKPWDTNGIDGVHKFLKKLWRLFHNDQNEFCISTDEPTKAEYKTLHKSIKKIQDDIERFSFNTSVSAFMICVNELNSVKCNKKAILEELLALLAPFAPHITEELWALCGNKNSITDAAFPVLNESYLEEDVHSYPVSFNGKMRFKLELSLSLSKDEIEQAVMTCEQAQKWIDGKTPKKVIIVPKKIINIVV; translated from the coding sequence ATGGAATACAATTTTAAAGAAATAGAAAAAAAGTGGCAGAAGTTTTGGGTTGATAACAAGACTTATAAAGTTGATGTTGATACAAGTAAACCAAAATTTTATGTACTCGATATGTTTCCTTATCCATCAGGTGCAGGTTTGCATGTCGGTCATCCACTTGGCTATATTGCTTCTGATATTTATTCTCGCTATAAGCGTTTAAAAGGATTTAATGTATTGCACCCAATGGGGTATGATGCGTATGGTTTGCCAGCTGAGCAATATGCAATTCAAACAGGTCAGCACCCTGCTATTACTACTGAGGTTAATATTAAAAGATATCGTCAACAGTTAGATAAGATTGGGTTCTCTTATGATTGGGATAGAGAAGTTCGTACTTGTGATCCTGAATATTATAAATGGACACAGTGGGCTTTTGTTGAAATGTTTAAGCATTACTTCAATAATAAGACTCAAAAAGCCGAAGCGATTTCTGATTTGATCAAAGAGTTTAAGGCAAATGGAAATGCCAATGTGGACGCTGCCACATCTCAGGAAGATATTTTTACTGCAGAAGAGTGGAATTCTTTGTCTGAGAAGGAACAAGACGGTATTCTATTAAATTATCGTTTGGCTTATTTGGCCGATACAATGGTGAATTGGTGTCCTAAATTAGGGACTGTTCTTGCGAATGATGAAATTAAAGAAGGTCTGTCTGTAAGAGGTGGACATCCCGTTGAGCAGAAAAAAATGCGTCAATGGTCTTTACGCGTGTCTGCATATGCCAAGCGTTTACTTGAGGATATGGAGAAGTTGGAGTGGACAGATTCTTTGAAAGAAATTCAGCGCAACTGGATTGGTCGTTCAGAAGGTGCTGAGATGGACTTTCAGGTGAAGGATTCTGACGTTGCGATGACAATTTTCACCACTCGTCCAGATACAATTTTTGGTGTGAGTTTTATGGTTCTGGCTCCGGAAAGTGAGTTGGTTGATCAATTAACCACACCTGAATATAAAGAAAAGATTGCAGCTTATATTGCAGCCACTAAAAAGCGTACAGAAAGAGAACGTATGGCCGATGTGAAGACGGTTAGTGGAGAATTTACAGGTTCATATGCGATACATCCATTTTCAGGAGAAGCGATTCCTGTGTGGGTGAGTGATTATGTATTGGCTGGATATGGAACGGGTGCTATTATGGCCGTTCCTGCTCATGATAGTCGTGATTATGCTTTTGCGAAACACTTTGATTTGCCGATTGTACCAGTGGTTTCAGGTGGTGATTTAAGCGAAGGATCATACGATGCCAAGTCGGGTGAAATGATCAATTCAGACTTTATGAATGGTCTGGATGTGAAGGATGCTATTGTAAAAGCAAATAATGAAATTGAAGAAAGAGGATTGGGTAAACGCAAGGTTAATTTCCGTTTGCGTGATGCAATTTTCTCAAGACAACGTTATTGGGGAGAGCCATTCCCAGTTTATTTTAAGGATGGCATGCCAAAAATGATGGATCTTGATCAGTTGCCTCTTGAATTACCGGAAGTTGATAAGTATTTACCAACAGAAACTGGAGAGCCACCATTGGGACGTGCCCAAAATTGGACAACGGAAGATGGTTACCCTATTGAGTTGAATACAATGCCAGGTTTTGCGGGTTCATCTGCTTACTATTTACGTTATATGGATCCTCGAAATAAGGAAGCTTTGGTTTCTGAAGAGGTAAATGAATATTGGCAGGATGTTGACTTGTACATTGGAGGAACTGAGCACGCAACAGGTCACTTGATCTATTCTCGTTTTTGGAATAAATTCCTTTACGATATAGGTAAGGTTTGCAAAGACGAGCCTTTCAGAAAACTGATTAATCAGGGTATGATTCAAGGTCGTTCAAACTTTGTATATCGTATTAAGAATACCAATAAATATGTGTCATATGGTCTTAGAAAGGATTATGACACAACTCAAATTCACGTTGATGTAAACATTGTAAAAAATGATGTTTTAGATACTGAAGCCTTCAAAAGTTGGATGCCTGAGTATGCTGATGCTGAATTTGTATTGGAAGATGGGAAATACATTTGTGGATGGGCTGTAGAGAAAATGTCGAAATCGATGTTTAATGTGGTTAATCCTGATGTGATTGTTGAAGAATACGGAGCAGATACGCTTCGTTTGTATGAAATGTTCTTAGGGCCTTTGGAAGCGTCTAAGCCATGGGATACGAATGGAATCGATGGTGTGCATAAGTTTTTGAAGAAATTGTGGCGTCTGTTTCACAATGACCAGAACGAGTTCTGTATCTCAACTGATGAGCCGACTAAAGCAGAATACAAGACTTTGCATAAGTCAATTAAGAAAATTCAGGATGATATTGAGCGATTCTCGTTTAATACATCTGTGTCAGCCTTTATGATTTGTGTGAACGAGTTGAATAGTGTTAAGTGTAATAAGAAAGCTATTTTAGAGGAATTACTTGCTCTTTTAGCGCCTTTTGCACCACATATTACTGAGGAGTTATGGGCACTTTGTGGAAATAAGAATAGTATTACCGATGCCGCTTTCCCAGTCTTAAATGAATCGTACCTGGAAGAAGATGTGCATTCGTACCCAGTTTCATTTAATGGAAAGATGAGATTTAAACTGGAACTTTCGTTGAGTCTTAGTAAAGATGAAATTGAACAGGCTGTAATGACTTGTGAACAGGCTCAAAAGTGGATTGATGGTAAAACCCCTAAAAAGGTAATCATTGTTCCTAAAAAAATAATAAACATAGTAGTCTAG